One genomic window of Kosmotoga olearia TBF 19.5.1 includes the following:
- a CDS encoding GntP family permease — translation MGIWLVILLFLSIFFIIISTVRWKLHPFLALLFAAFGFGLLSGMKLPDIISSITGGFGGTVGAIGIVIVAGTIIGTFLEKSGGAYTMAESVLKVTGKKNVPLAMGIIGYIVSIPVFCDSGFVILSPLNKALTKRAGISLAASAIALSLGLYATHTMVPPTPGPIAAAGILGADLGVVILWGLLVSIPALLVGWLFAVRAGKRIKIDPEPELTEENIAAKMKEAPSASKAFLPIVVPIILILLKSISDFPTRPFGDGAFRQLIGFIGHPVTALMIGILIAFTLPKKLDKEMLSTSGWVGEALVNAAIIIMITAAGGAFGKVLQNSGIAKVIGDTLARANLGIWLPFIIAAGIKTAQGSSTVSIITTASLMAPLMEPLGFTSTVAKALVVVAIGAGSMVVSHANDSYFWVVTQFSRMDVKLGYRLQTLGTLLEGLTAAVLVWIISLGVL, via the coding sequence ATGGGAATTTGGTTGGTTATTTTGTTGTTCCTCTCCATATTCTTCATCATCATTTCGACAGTCAGATGGAAATTACATCCTTTCCTGGCCCTGCTATTCGCTGCATTTGGATTCGGTTTGCTTTCAGGAATGAAGCTACCTGATATAATTTCTTCCATTACCGGGGGATTCGGAGGCACAGTAGGAGCAATAGGAATTGTCATCGTCGCCGGAACGATTATAGGAACCTTTCTTGAAAAATCCGGCGGTGCTTATACAATGGCCGAAAGCGTCCTGAAAGTAACCGGGAAAAAGAATGTCCCGCTTGCTATGGGCATCATAGGTTATATAGTCTCTATACCGGTCTTCTGCGACTCTGGCTTTGTTATTCTCAGTCCGCTGAATAAGGCACTCACAAAGCGAGCCGGTATATCCCTTGCTGCCAGTGCGATTGCGCTCAGTCTAGGTCTCTACGCGACTCACACGATGGTTCCACCAACACCTGGACCGATAGCAGCAGCAGGAATACTTGGAGCGGATTTAGGAGTGGTAATACTCTGGGGACTTTTAGTATCAATTCCAGCACTACTAGTAGGGTGGCTTTTTGCCGTGAGAGCAGGGAAAAGGATAAAGATCGATCCAGAACCCGAGCTTACAGAAGAAAATATAGCTGCAAAAATGAAAGAGGCACCCAGCGCTTCTAAAGCTTTCCTTCCAATAGTTGTTCCCATAATTCTCATTCTACTAAAATCCATTTCCGATTTTCCAACAAGACCTTTTGGCGATGGCGCCTTCAGGCAGTTAATCGGCTTTATCGGACATCCAGTAACCGCATTGATGATCGGTATACTCATTGCATTCACCCTGCCAAAAAAACTGGATAAAGAAATGCTTTCCACATCCGGTTGGGTAGGAGAAGCTCTGGTGAATGCCGCTATTATAATCATGATCACTGCTGCGGGCGGTGCCTTTGGTAAAGTTCTCCAAAATTCTGGAATAGCTAAAGTCATAGGAGATACCCTTGCAAGAGCCAATCTTGGCATATGGCTGCCTTTCATAATCGCTGCCGGTATCAAGACGGCACAGGGATCTTCTACGGTTTCTATCATCACAACGGCATCGCTGATGGCACCACTTATGGAACCTCTTGGATTTACCTCAACGGTAGCTAAAGCACTTGTCGTTGTAGCAATCGGTGCTGGTTCCATGGTTGTTTCACACGCTAACGATAGTTATTTCTGGGTTGTTACCCAGTTCTCACGTATGGATGTTAAACTTGGTTATAGGTTGCAAACCCTGGGCACCCTGCTTGAAGGGTTGACGGCTGCGGTGCTGGTATGGATAATAAGCCTTGGAGTTTTATAA
- a CDS encoding MnhB domain-containing protein: MNLKKIAAVILVVYIFTLFIFQIDFSATKAAEAVEGKIETLVEKVRIPNTVTSVYLQSRVYDTLFEVLVFSVAVVGVTSMLKSEPKSEISEQTVFGTAEVYSSGIVAISITVFLYVVLNGHLSPGGGFAGGVILASSIVLYGVSSNFIRALSHYENMRVKIIENLALIITLSIMTMCVTFPDFILAINEKQSYGGILSGGVIPLVNLLVGIKVYAGSWKMTSEFVVRRGTL; this comes from the coding sequence ATGAATCTGAAAAAAATTGCTGCGGTCATTCTTGTGGTTTATATTTTTACTCTGTTTATTTTTCAGATTGATTTTTCAGCCACAAAGGCTGCTGAAGCGGTTGAAGGGAAAATAGAAACCCTCGTGGAGAAAGTAAGAATCCCAAATACGGTTACCTCTGTTTATCTTCAATCGAGGGTTTACGATACCCTTTTTGAAGTGCTTGTTTTTTCGGTTGCTGTTGTTGGTGTTACGAGTATGCTGAAATCTGAACCCAAGAGCGAAATATCCGAACAAACGGTTTTTGGAACGGCCGAGGTATATAGCTCAGGTATTGTTGCCATTTCCATCACAGTCTTCCTTTATGTGGTTCTTAATGGGCATCTGTCGCCTGGAGGAGGTTTCGCAGGTGGAGTAATACTCGCCAGCAGCATAGTGCTTTATGGAGTTTCCTCGAACTTTATAAGGGCGTTATCTCACTATGAGAATATGCGTGTGAAGATCATAGAAAACCTTGCGTTGATAATCACCCTTTCTATTATGACAATGTGCGTCACTTTCCCCGATTTTATCCTTGCTATAAATGAGAAACAGAGCTATGGTGGCATTCTCAGCGGAGGGGTAATTCCGCTGGTAAATCTTTTGGTTGGGATCAAAGTCTATGCGGGTTCCTGGAAAATGACGAGTGAATTTGTCGTGAGAAGGGGGACATTATGA
- a CDS encoding Na+/H+ antiporter subunit C, which translates to MISEVAIYTSLIGAFLGTLGMLLTPNLIKKILALGIVETSVTLFYTAISSKSGTSAPIIPYLPIERLRYADPVPQAVVITSIVIGFTILSLLLVFTIMLHNRYHTVDVNLIEKILEGEEK; encoded by the coding sequence ATGATAAGTGAGGTAGCCATATACACCTCGTTGATCGGAGCCTTTCTGGGAACATTGGGCATGCTTTTGACGCCCAATTTGATAAAAAAGATACTGGCTCTTGGTATCGTAGAAACCTCCGTCACGCTTTTCTATACAGCGATATCTTCGAAAAGCGGTACCAGTGCGCCGATAATCCCCTATTTGCCTATCGAGAGGTTGCGGTATGCTGATCCTGTACCTCAGGCAGTGGTAATAACCAGCATAGTTATAGGTTTTACAATTTTGAGTTTATTGCTCGTTTTCACCATAATGCTTCACAACAGGTATCATACCGTTGATGTAAATCTGATAGAAAAGATTCTCGAAGGAGAGGAGAAATGA
- a CDS encoding ATP-grasp domain-containing protein, with protein MARVLVTCARMMYALNTIRLLHKEGHEVYAADSVKSAGGLYSRYVKKSFIYPYVSRQSEEFINFILKIVEEHKIDVLLPGFEDAFVISYYKDRFEGKVKLLVADFSKVAFLHDKYSVSRLAEKIEIPSPKTVLFRDFEPTEWDFPVIIKPRRNRGALGIRFVKDFNELKKLSGKLNASEYLVQEPLPRVQYCTTGIAYNGKLIANVIYKNIREYPEAGGFGTYRISYDIPEITDYVEKIVEEIDYTGFICADFLYDEKRDTYFITDVNPRMSPGLYVGYASGIDFPKLYVDLLMDPDSVKPIKAKTGTGSYTGYLEVGWFFAVLFKGKFKKLKGFFGSRKGMMDDVWDSKDPLPAFVMFFSMLSSAVIGPLFGGQEEFYYTGCLFESEYFPEMQAVEELQRKYEAV; from the coding sequence TTGGCAAGGGTTCTCGTTACCTGTGCACGAATGATGTATGCTTTGAATACGATCAGGTTGTTACACAAGGAAGGGCATGAAGTGTACGCGGCTGATAGTGTTAAGAGCGCTGGTGGACTTTATTCCAGGTATGTGAAAAAGTCTTTTATCTATCCTTATGTAAGCAGGCAATCAGAAGAGTTCATCAATTTTATTTTGAAAATTGTAGAAGAACACAAGATAGACGTTTTATTACCAGGATTTGAAGACGCTTTTGTTATTTCCTACTATAAGGATCGGTTTGAGGGAAAGGTGAAATTGCTGGTAGCAGATTTTTCAAAAGTAGCGTTTCTTCATGACAAATACAGTGTTTCCAGACTTGCAGAAAAAATCGAAATCCCTTCTCCTAAAACAGTGTTGTTTAGAGATTTTGAACCCACTGAATGGGATTTTCCTGTAATAATCAAACCAAGAAGAAATAGAGGTGCTCTCGGAATCAGATTTGTAAAGGATTTCAATGAACTCAAGAAGCTTTCAGGTAAATTAAACGCTTCAGAATATCTGGTTCAAGAACCTTTACCTCGTGTTCAGTACTGCACAACGGGGATCGCTTACAACGGTAAGCTCATAGCCAATGTGATATACAAAAATATTAGGGAATACCCGGAGGCTGGGGGATTTGGTACTTATCGTATAAGTTATGACATACCAGAGATTACCGATTATGTTGAGAAAATAGTAGAGGAGATTGATTACACCGGTTTCATCTGTGCAGATTTTCTTTATGACGAAAAAAGAGACACCTACTTCATAACTGATGTGAATCCAAGAATGAGCCCGGGACTTTATGTAGGGTACGCCAGCGGTATAGACTTTCCGAAACTATATGTTGATCTTTTGATGGATCCTGACAGTGTGAAGCCTATTAAGGCGAAAACGGGCACAGGATCATATACGGGATACCTGGAGGTTGGATGGTTTTTTGCTGTGTTGTTCAAAGGAAAATTCAAAAAATTGAAAGGATTTTTTGGTAGCCGAAAGGGCATGATGGACGATGTGTGGGACTCTAAAGATCCGCTTCCGGCTTTCGTTATGTTCTTCTCCATGTTGAGCTCCGCTGTAATTGGGCCATTGTTTGGTGGGCAGGAAGAGTTTTACTACACGGGTTGTTTGTTCGAATCGGAGTATTTCCCTGAAATGCAGGCTGTGGAAGAACTCCAGCGGAAATATGAAGCGGTGTAA
- a CDS encoding radical SAM protein, with amino-acid sequence MKYPVYLEKVENGYLDSLIETVEKELDACTLCPKNCRVNRNAEVTGYCKQQKNPRVSSVVLHFGEEPPLVGEGGAGAVFFSGCSLGCVYCQNFGFSQNNTGKDFTFEELGEMFLEIQKEGAETLDLVTPTPNLPGILKALKYAVEKGFKLPIVYNTSGYEKVETLRLLEGIVDIYLTDIRYCDDEIGKIYSRVPDYWSVTKRAVKEMFRQVGAFKEVDGMKRGVIIRHLVLPNGIAGTGEMAEFVAFELSLSVPISLMSQYRPVYKAKEYPEISRRISVEEYENALDILEAYGLTGWMQHFESKEPFRAKPLRRRI; translated from the coding sequence ATGAAGTACCCGGTGTATTTAGAAAAGGTTGAGAACGGATATCTTGATTCGCTCATAGAAACCGTTGAAAAAGAACTGGATGCCTGCACGCTCTGTCCGAAAAACTGTCGGGTTAATAGAAATGCTGAAGTTACAGGTTACTGTAAACAGCAAAAAAACCCGAGAGTTTCCAGTGTTGTGCTTCATTTTGGAGAGGAGCCACCGCTGGTAGGAGAAGGAGGAGCCGGAGCGGTATTTTTCAGCGGTTGTTCGTTGGGATGTGTCTATTGCCAGAATTTTGGATTCAGTCAAAACAACACTGGTAAGGATTTTACTTTTGAAGAACTTGGTGAGATGTTTTTAGAGATTCAAAAGGAAGGGGCGGAAACTCTTGATCTGGTTACTCCTACGCCAAATCTGCCTGGAATACTGAAAGCTTTAAAGTACGCCGTTGAAAAAGGGTTTAAGCTTCCGATTGTTTATAATACCAGTGGTTATGAGAAGGTTGAAACGCTCAGGTTACTTGAAGGAATAGTCGATATTTACTTGACGGATATACGTTATTGTGATGATGAGATAGGGAAAATTTATTCAAGAGTTCCGGATTATTGGAGCGTCACTAAAAGGGCTGTTAAAGAAATGTTCAGACAGGTTGGGGCTTTCAAGGAAGTTGACGGAATGAAGCGCGGAGTCATTATCAGGCATCTTGTGTTGCCAAATGGGATAGCGGGTACAGGAGAAATGGCAGAATTTGTTGCTTTCGAACTTTCGCTTTCCGTTCCAATATCCCTTATGTCCCAATACAGACCGGTATATAAAGCAAAGGAGTATCCAGAGATATCCCGTAGGATAAGTGTTGAGGAATATGAAAATGCCCTGGATATTCTTGAAGCCTATGGATTAACTGGCTGGATGCAACATTTTGAGAGCAAGGAACCTTTTAGGGCTAAACCGTTGAGGAGGAGAATATGA
- a CDS encoding glycerate kinase type-2 family protein, whose amino-acid sequence MSDLRNDALDIIDYSIKAVLPDNAVKEAIKKRKLPDKIVLVAIGKAAWRMAKAAHEIVGDKIKSGVVITKYHHSQGKIGDLKIFEAGHPVPDENTIKASSEALKMVSNLSPEDTVLFLVSGGGSALFEVPQEGVTLEDLTGVTNQLLRSGADIVEINTIRKRLSAVKGGRFALLCKPAKVLALVLSDVLGDRLDSIASGPAYPDSTTWEDAIRIIQKYGIQLRPELLKVLKNETPKSLDNVETEIIGSVSRVCEVAAERAKMLGYEPMIFTTTLDCEAREAGSFIAAIIREVVTSSRPLKKPCALIFGGETVVHVRGNGKGGRNQELALAAATKIEGLREVVIASVGTDGTDGPTDAAGGIADGNTAQKLKKKGINIESALANNDSYHALDAVGSLIKTGPTGTNVNDLIIALCK is encoded by the coding sequence TTGTCAGATCTCAGAAATGACGCTTTAGATATCATTGATTATTCCATTAAGGCTGTTCTTCCTGACAACGCGGTAAAAGAAGCGATAAAAAAGAGAAAACTCCCGGATAAAATAGTTCTTGTAGCAATTGGAAAAGCCGCCTGGCGGATGGCAAAAGCCGCTCATGAAATTGTTGGCGATAAAATCAAATCTGGCGTTGTAATCACAAAATACCATCACAGCCAGGGGAAAATCGGAGATTTGAAGATATTTGAAGCAGGGCACCCTGTCCCCGATGAAAATACTATAAAAGCCAGCAGTGAAGCTCTCAAAATGGTCTCAAATCTTTCTCCGGAAGACACCGTCCTATTTCTTGTTTCGGGAGGCGGTTCCGCATTATTTGAGGTTCCTCAGGAAGGTGTAACCCTTGAAGATCTGACAGGCGTAACAAACCAGCTTTTAAGATCAGGTGCAGATATAGTTGAAATAAATACAATAAGAAAACGATTGTCGGCGGTTAAAGGGGGGCGCTTTGCCCTCCTTTGCAAGCCGGCAAAAGTTTTGGCGCTGGTTCTCTCAGACGTTTTAGGTGATAGATTGGATAGCATAGCTTCCGGTCCGGCATACCCTGATTCAACCACATGGGAAGATGCCATAAGAATCATTCAAAAGTACGGTATTCAACTACGTCCAGAACTTCTCAAAGTATTGAAAAACGAAACCCCGAAATCTCTTGACAATGTTGAAACAGAGATAATAGGCAGCGTATCCAGAGTATGTGAAGTAGCTGCAGAAAGGGCAAAAATGCTCGGTTACGAACCTATGATTTTCACCACAACGCTTGACTGTGAAGCACGGGAAGCCGGAAGCTTCATAGCGGCGATAATACGCGAGGTCGTTACCAGCAGTCGCCCCTTAAAGAAACCCTGTGCATTAATTTTCGGTGGAGAAACGGTGGTTCACGTCCGCGGTAATGGAAAAGGTGGAAGAAACCAAGAGTTAGCACTGGCAGCAGCAACAAAAATAGAGGGATTAAGAGAAGTGGTTATCGCCTCGGTAGGTACTGACGGGACTGATGGACCAACGGATGCAGCTGGTGGGATCGCTGATGGAAATACAGCCCAAAAACTCAAGAAAAAAGGAATAAATATCGAAAGCGCTCTTGCCAACAATGACTCCTATCACGCTCTCGATGCTGTTGGCAGCTTAATAAAAACAGGCCCTACAGGTACTAATGTCAATGACCTCATAATCGCTCTTTGCAAATAA
- the murA gene encoding UDP-N-acetylglucosamine 1-carboxyvinyltransferase produces MSEIVVEGGRKLIGEVPISGSKNAALPILAAAVMIDEPVVLDNVPELKDVFTMLTILQRIGKKVSFRDNRVVVEPGNVLMGDVPYELVRMMRASFNVLGPLTMVCGWAKVGKPGGCNIGQRPVDFHIEGLKALGFLIKEEHGDVIAKKPSSFKEELYYKLPFPSVGATEQLMTVAALMSESKTIIENVAREPEIQDLQNFLNKAGAKIKGAGTDRIEIEGVEKLHGIEYHIIPDRIEAGTYLLAGVSTRGRVKVSNVIPEHLEALLKVLDELGVSITCDKNSIEVSVSGELKPIRVSTAPYPGFPTDLQPMLTAVLCTVPGESIIEEKVFENRFGYVDEMNRMSANIKVMNRVAHIVGVEKLSGAQIYAPDIRATAGMLIAALSAEGQTVIKNAAHIFRGYEKLKEKFTTIGAQIEVYPEE; encoded by the coding sequence TTGAGTGAAATTGTCGTAGAAGGTGGCAGGAAATTAATCGGCGAAGTACCAATCAGCGGCTCAAAAAATGCGGCACTTCCCATTCTGGCAGCTGCCGTTATGATAGATGAACCGGTTGTATTGGACAATGTACCGGAACTCAAAGATGTTTTCACAATGCTAACCATTCTCCAAAGAATCGGGAAGAAGGTGTCTTTCAGGGATAATAGGGTTGTTGTGGAACCGGGGAATGTTCTTATGGGAGATGTCCCTTACGAATTGGTTAGGATGATGAGGGCTTCTTTCAACGTTCTTGGCCCGCTGACAATGGTATGTGGATGGGCGAAAGTTGGGAAGCCGGGTGGCTGCAATATAGGTCAAAGACCAGTGGACTTTCACATTGAAGGTTTGAAGGCTTTAGGATTTTTGATAAAAGAGGAACATGGTGATGTCATAGCGAAAAAACCCTCGAGTTTTAAGGAAGAACTTTATTATAAACTGCCTTTTCCGAGTGTTGGTGCTACGGAACAGTTAATGACCGTAGCGGCACTCATGTCAGAAAGTAAGACGATAATAGAAAACGTCGCCAGAGAACCTGAAATACAGGACCTTCAGAATTTTCTCAACAAAGCAGGTGCGAAGATTAAAGGTGCAGGAACCGATAGAATAGAAATTGAGGGTGTGGAGAAACTTCATGGAATCGAGTATCACATTATACCCGACAGAATAGAAGCGGGAACTTATTTACTTGCAGGTGTTTCAACCAGAGGCAGAGTGAAAGTCTCAAATGTGATACCGGAACATCTCGAAGCCTTGCTGAAAGTGCTGGATGAGCTTGGAGTAAGTATAACTTGCGATAAAAATAGTATAGAGGTTTCTGTTTCTGGCGAGCTAAAGCCAATTCGTGTTTCCACGGCACCTTATCCTGGTTTTCCAACGGATTTGCAGCCAATGCTCACAGCTGTACTCTGTACAGTTCCGGGAGAGTCGATAATCGAAGAGAAGGTTTTTGAAAACAGGTTTGGTTATGTAGATGAGATGAACAGAATGAGTGCAAATATAAAAGTCATGAACAGGGTCGCTCATATAGTAGGAGTAGAAAAACTGAGTGGAGCCCAGATATATGCACCCGATATAAGGGCGACTGCCGGCATGCTTATTGCAGCTCTTTCAGCAGAAGGTCAAACAGTGATAAAGAATGCAGCGCATATATTTAGAGGCTACGAAAAATTGAAAGAAAAATTTACCACGATAGGGGCACAGATAGAGGTATATCCTGAGGAGTGA
- a CDS encoding competence/damage-inducible protein A has protein sequence MKAEIISVGTELLLGDILNTNAQYLSKKLAELGIFLYRQTVVGDNMDRILQAFDEAFKRSELVITTGGLGPTQDDLTKEAAAKFFSKKLVLHKPTLQAIKDYFKGREEYLTEGNLKQAYIPEGAIVLDNFYGTAPGCIIEDSGKILIILPGPPKEMEPMFETAVMPYLMKLQNCVLYSKVLRVFGMGECLVVEKIKEIIENQDNPTIAPYAKEGEVLLRITARADNKELAEGMIAPIEKQIREKLGEYIYGVGEESLEEIVVNLLRKTGLTISTAESCTGGLVASKIVNVAGVSKVFMEGIIAYSNEAKVKRLGVKKETLSKFGAVSEETAIEMASGIAKSAGTDIGLSITGIAGPTGGTPEKPVGLVYLGLYVNGKTAVKKLQLGGDRNKIRNRAAMFALDFVRRALLPLV, from the coding sequence ATGAAGGCTGAAATCATCTCAGTAGGTACTGAGCTTTTACTTGGAGACATTCTTAACACAAATGCGCAATATCTTTCAAAAAAACTCGCAGAGCTGGGTATTTTCCTTTACAGGCAGACGGTAGTGGGCGACAATATGGATAGGATTCTTCAGGCTTTTGATGAAGCTTTTAAGCGCAGTGAGCTTGTAATAACAACAGGTGGGCTCGGACCTACTCAAGATGATCTCACGAAAGAAGCTGCGGCTAAGTTTTTTTCAAAAAAACTTGTTTTGCATAAACCCACATTGCAGGCGATAAAGGATTATTTCAAAGGTAGAGAGGAATACTTAACAGAGGGAAATCTGAAACAGGCATATATTCCTGAAGGTGCTATCGTCCTCGATAATTTCTATGGTACCGCGCCTGGATGTATTATCGAGGATTCCGGGAAAATACTAATCATTCTCCCGGGACCGCCTAAGGAAATGGAACCGATGTTTGAAACGGCTGTTATGCCATATCTTATGAAACTCCAGAATTGTGTGCTCTATTCTAAGGTCCTGCGAGTCTTTGGAATGGGTGAATGTCTTGTTGTTGAGAAGATCAAGGAGATAATTGAAAATCAGGACAACCCGACCATTGCTCCTTATGCTAAGGAAGGTGAGGTCCTTCTCAGAATAACAGCTCGAGCAGATAACAAAGAACTGGCTGAGGGAATGATAGCCCCTATTGAAAAGCAAATCCGGGAAAAACTTGGAGAATACATCTATGGTGTGGGTGAAGAAAGCCTGGAGGAGATTGTGGTAAATCTTTTAAGAAAAACAGGACTGACTATCTCCACGGCTGAATCATGCACAGGTGGGCTTGTTGCATCGAAGATAGTCAATGTTGCGGGAGTATCAAAGGTTTTCATGGAGGGAATAATTGCATACAGCAATGAGGCTAAAGTCAAAAGACTTGGCGTGAAAAAAGAAACTCTATCTAAATTCGGGGCTGTCAGTGAAGAAACGGCTATTGAAATGGCTTCTGGTATTGCGAAGAGTGCCGGAACAGACATTGGGCTCTCAATTACTGGAATAGCAGGACCAACCGGTGGTACACCTGAAAAGCCTGTTGGCCTTGTTTATCTCGGTCTCTATGTAAACGGTAAAACAGCGGTTAAAAAACTTCAGCTGGGAGGAGACAGGAATAAAATAAGAAACCGTGCGGCGATGTTTGCGCTCGATTTTGTGAGAAGAGCGCTGTTGCCCTTAGTTTGA
- a CDS encoding hydrogenase subunit MbhD domain-containing protein has protein sequence MLFAVLIFSSLYLLAALAIVGAKTNFKAVIWYGILGFFSSVMMLLLGAPDVALTQFTVGVTLVILVYIMAIRKQRRVRVGYISTPYMIYKRNEDLDGLEWEIISRIQGLEGYHIEPFEFENVQKALEALKAGTVDIVCGGLTDESVEDAWFFVKIPYLKTIFFKLGDKEVDYLHLKSLRTTEEKVEAVPTRKTHYVFLLAETAEDLKNFVISDLKELEATGELKRIVERYL, from the coding sequence ATGCTCTTTGCCGTACTAATTTTCTCATCGCTTTACCTTCTGGCAGCGTTGGCTATTGTTGGCGCGAAAACAAACTTCAAAGCAGTTATATGGTACGGGATTCTCGGTTTCTTTTCTTCTGTGATGATGCTTTTACTCGGAGCTCCTGATGTTGCGTTAACCCAATTTACAGTCGGTGTTACTCTTGTTATCCTTGTTTATATCATGGCAATCCGAAAACAGCGAAGGGTCAGGGTGGGTTACATTTCCACTCCGTACATGATCTACAAGCGTAATGAAGACCTCGACGGACTGGAATGGGAAATTATCTCCAGAATACAGGGGCTTGAAGGGTATCATATAGAACCCTTTGAGTTTGAGAATGTTCAAAAGGCACTTGAAGCTCTAAAAGCGGGAACGGTTGATATAGTTTGTGGCGGTTTGACAGATGAAAGCGTGGAAGATGCGTGGTTTTTTGTGAAAATTCCCTATCTTAAAACCATATTCTTCAAACTTGGAGATAAGGAGGTAGATTACCTTCACCTCAAATCTCTAAGAACTACTGAGGAGAAGGTTGAGGCTGTTCCTACACGAAAAACGCATTATGTCTTTCTGCTGGCTGAGACGGCTGAAGATTTGAAGAACTTTGTGATATCTGATCTGAAGGAGCTTGAAGCAACAGGGGAGCTCAAAAGGATAGTGGAGAGGTATCTATGA
- a CDS encoding RNase H family protein produces MKNKGTYEVYVDGSFFNDCVSYAAVILKDGELQKTIKGVVKEEDFISSRQVGGELMAVMKALEWCKENKITSITLYYDYIGIKAWVTGEWKAKKPLTRFYADYVKKSGIKIYWKKVKSHSGNYWNDYVDKLAKKSALEV; encoded by the coding sequence TTGAAAAATAAAGGAACATACGAAGTTTACGTTGATGGAAGTTTTTTCAACGATTGTGTTAGTTATGCAGCTGTAATCCTGAAAGATGGGGAACTTCAAAAAACCATAAAAGGAGTCGTCAAAGAAGAAGACTTTATAAGCTCCAGACAAGTCGGTGGAGAGCTTATGGCTGTAATGAAAGCACTCGAGTGGTGTAAAGAAAACAAAATTACTTCCATAACTCTCTATTACGATTATATTGGAATAAAAGCATGGGTTACAGGCGAATGGAAAGCAAAGAAACCTCTGACAAGATTTTATGCTGATTATGTAAAAAAAAGCGGTATAAAAATATACTGGAAAAAAGTTAAGAGCCACAGTGGGAATTATTGGAATGACTATGTAGACAAACTTGCGAAAAAAAGTGCTCTGGAAGTGTGA
- a CDS encoding monovalent cation/H(+) antiporter subunit G — translation MRILAFLFFFSGCFLVLIGTLRAIFAHGIVQALHFLGASDTVGLSLLALSAFFFGLISFLEMLVLIGILVVSGPVVSHVISRAFLSSRRR, via the coding sequence ATGAGAATACTTGCATTTCTCTTTTTCTTCAGTGGATGTTTCCTTGTTTTAATTGGTACTTTAAGAGCCATATTTGCTCATGGCATAGTTCAGGCATTGCATTTTCTTGGGGCTTCTGACACGGTTGGACTTAGCTTATTAGCTCTTTCGGCTTTCTTTTTCGGGCTTATATCATTTCTTGAAATGCTGGTGTTGATAGGAATACTTGTTGTTTCCGGTCCGGTAGTTTCTCATGTTATCAGCAGGGCTTTTTTAAGTTCCCGGAGGAGATAG